A single genomic interval of Methanooceanicella nereidis harbors:
- a CDS encoding SAM-dependent methyltransferase, translated as MDDIDRDPSKSSYLDMLASIGFAKHIGGKSATDFLIEKADIKPDSSVLDVGCGFGRTSCRLAKEIGCKVVGVDIMPKMIEGSKARAKKMGVEDRVTFLRCDARNLPMKSGTFDKVLIESVTIFMDDIDSAIAEYDRVTKPGGVICDNEVCITQRSMDELKDDKEDIESIFKSFSSYSNNGLLTYEGWKEAFEKRFMSVESWHHIADPRVEMEARMADGKLKAMISQLRSMWLYMTNPEVKKIMDEGKKMFYYTDHFGYGLFVCRKSPE; from the coding sequence ATGGATGATATTGATCGTGATCCGTCTAAGTCTTCTTATCTTGATATGCTGGCATCGATAGGCTTTGCAAAACACATCGGGGGAAAATCTGCTACCGACTTCTTGATCGAAAAAGCTGACATTAAGCCCGATTCAAGTGTCCTGGATGTCGGTTGCGGATTCGGCAGGACTTCCTGCAGGCTTGCCAAAGAGATCGGATGTAAAGTTGTAGGTGTCGATATTATGCCAAAGATGATCGAAGGGTCTAAGGCAAGGGCTAAAAAGATGGGGGTTGAAGACAGAGTCACATTCCTGAGATGTGATGCGCGTAATTTACCAATGAAGTCCGGCACCTTTGATAAAGTCCTTATTGAGTCGGTCACTATATTCATGGATGATATTGACAGCGCCATAGCAGAGTACGACCGTGTCACAAAGCCCGGCGGTGTGATATGCGATAATGAAGTATGTATCACTCAAAGATCCATGGATGAGCTAAAAGACGACAAAGAGGACATCGAATCAATCTTTAAGTCATTTTCATCATATTCAAATAACGGCCTTCTTACATACGAGGGCTGGAAAGAGGCTTTTGAAAAGAGGTTCATGTCTGTGGAGTCCTGGCATCATATCGCCGATCCGCGGGTAGAGATGGAAGCAAGGATGGCCGATGGTAAATTAAAGGCGATGATATCCCAGCTAAGGTCGATGTGGCTGTACATGACGAACCCCGAAGTGAAAAAGATCATGGACGAAGGTAAAAAAATGTTCTATTATACCGACCATTTCGGTTATGGCTTATTCGTTTGCAGGAAATCGCCGGAATGA
- a CDS encoding carbonic anhydrase — protein MSEKVKITVEDSLNTLKSKLGYNEGYAEEATKLGIYDDIQFGQRPEVTLVTCSDSRVMEKTIDDQIGKVFSIKNIGNRVEPNMGSIEYGVNHLHTPILMILGHTGCGAVRAATQDATGEHPRIIRSLDFIRPTVSEVQKLLIKKGGMKSYMKNHQDPPATPISEDTYFETLITEANVDNQIEILLKDDAIRRKVFSGSLMLVGAMLDFKDVYSKNRGSIFVININGETDVGKLKKLDVFAGDGTIVINRIKRLLVY, from the coding sequence TTGTCAGAGAAGGTAAAAATTACGGTAGAGGATAGCCTGAACACGCTCAAGAGCAAGCTTGGTTATAACGAGGGCTACGCAGAAGAGGCGACAAAACTCGGTATATATGATGACATTCAGTTTGGCCAGCGTCCCGAAGTCACGCTTGTAACATGCTCTGACTCGCGTGTGATGGAAAAGACCATAGACGATCAGATCGGCAAAGTCTTTTCTATCAAGAATATAGGCAATCGTGTAGAGCCTAACATGGGCAGTATAGAATATGGCGTAAACCATCTTCACACGCCGATATTGATGATACTGGGCCATACCGGATGCGGCGCAGTGCGTGCGGCGACACAGGACGCTACTGGAGAGCATCCTCGTATCATAAGGTCTCTTGATTTCATAAGGCCCACCGTCTCGGAAGTGCAGAAACTTCTCATCAAGAAGGGCGGAATGAAGAGCTATATGAAGAACCATCAGGATCCGCCTGCGACACCGATAAGCGAGGATACGTATTTCGAGACGCTCATAACTGAGGCTAACGTCGATAATCAGATAGAGATCCTCTTAAAGGACGATGCTATCAGGAGAAAAGTATTCTCTGGCAGTCTCATGCTGGTCGGCGCAATGCTTGACTTCAAGGATGTATATTCCAAGAACCGGGGATCCATATTCGTCATAAACATCAATGGCGAGACCGATGTCGGAAAGCTTAAGAAGCTCGACGTGTTCGCCGGCGACGGTACCATAGTGATAAACCGGATAAAGCGCCTGCTTGTTTATTAA
- a CDS encoding Coenzyme F420 hydrogenase/dehydrogenase, beta subunit C-terminal domain codes for MVNVNDMYYAWTTNQDIKAKAECGGAVTTLLKYALESGMVDAVLAVTRGADIYDGVPTLITDPADVIKSAGSLHCAPLNLVTFLAKYLDGAKNMKIAMPVKGCEARSMMVLAKRGVVNLDNIIMIGLNCGGTVRPMEARDMIYQYYGVSPDDVIKEEIDKGKFIIVTKDHEHKGISIDELEEKGAGRRSNCQRCEVKIPKMADLACGNWGVIGDLAGKATFVEVCSDKGAKLLSGAMNAGLLETAAPIPKGLEIREKTNGAMLKLGLKHQRLQFQASAKDPYYYANEFSKCIKCMGCTVHCPLKTENEGKSPAYELKGSIPPSFTYHLAKVAGEGADCVNCGGCEDVCPMDIPVTKLYHDVAKRLEV; via the coding sequence ATGGTAAACGTTAACGATATGTATTACGCCTGGACAACCAACCAGGATATCAAGGCAAAGGCAGAATGCGGTGGAGCTGTAACCACTCTGTTAAAGTATGCTCTCGAAAGCGGCATGGTCGATGCGGTCCTGGCAGTTACCAGGGGTGCCGACATATACGATGGTGTGCCGACACTGATAACTGACCCTGCAGACGTGATAAAATCCGCAGGCTCATTACACTGCGCTCCGCTGAACCTTGTGACGTTCCTCGCCAAGTACCTTGACGGCGCAAAGAACATGAAGATCGCTATGCCCGTAAAGGGATGCGAGGCAAGGTCCATGATGGTGCTCGCGAAGAGGGGCGTCGTCAACCTTGACAACATCATCATGATCGGACTCAACTGCGGCGGAACAGTTCGCCCGATGGAAGCCCGTGATATGATCTACCAGTACTATGGCGTCAGCCCGGACGATGTCATTAAAGAAGAGATCGACAAGGGTAAGTTCATCATAGTCACAAAGGACCATGAGCACAAGGGCATCTCCATTGATGAGCTCGAGGAGAAAGGCGCAGGAAGGCGTTCTAACTGCCAGCGCTGCGAAGTCAAGATCCCGAAAATGGCTGACCTCGCATGCGGTAACTGGGGAGTTATCGGCGACCTCGCAGGAAAGGCCACATTCGTTGAAGTATGCAGCGACAAGGGCGCAAAGCTCCTCAGCGGCGCGATGAACGCCGGCCTGTTAGAGACCGCGGCACCGATACCCAAGGGCCTCGAGATCAGGGAAAAGACCAATGGAGCTATGCTGAAGCTTGGATTAAAGCACCAGAGGCTTCAGTTCCAGGCATCTGCAAAGGACCCGTACTATTATGCAAATGAATTCAGCAAATGCATAAAATGCATGGGCTGCACCGTACACTGTCCTCTTAAGACTGAAAATGAGGGCAAGTCGCCGGCTTACGAGCTTAAGGGAAGTATACCGCCATCATTTACCTACCACCTTGCTAAGGTAGCTGGCGAAGGCGCGGATTGTGTGAACTGCGGCGGGTGTGAAGATGTATGTCCGATGGACATACCCGTAACGAAACTTTATCACGACGTCGCCAAGAGGTTAGAAGTCTAA
- the fdhF gene encoding formate dehydrogenase subunit alpha gives MKIDVVPTICPYCGCGCGMNLVAKDGKVVGVEPWKRHPVNEGKLCPKGNFAHEFLHRDDRLTTPLIRKDGKLVPATWDEAISLIASKFKEIKATYGPDAMACFASARVTNEENYIMQKFARVALETANIDHCARLCHGTTVAGLAKSLGSGAMTNSIKDIEEAKCVFIIGSNTFEDHPLIARRVARAKKAGATLIVADPRYNMTAKQADLYVQFRSGTDVALINAMMYVILSEGLEDKEFIKNRTKGFDALKEEVMKCPPEWAEPITGVPADTIREMARIYAKSGASSLIYSMGVTQHSTGTDNVLSMSNLAMLTGNIGKRGAGVNPLRGQNNVQGACDMGALPNVVSGYQAVINPELRAKVCGVWGVKDIPGKVGLTIVEVMNAIDEGKMKSLFIMGENPMVSDPDVNHVEHALKAIDFLVVQDIFLTETAELATVVLPAAAYAEKDGTFTNTERRVQLLRPAIAPPGEAKQDWEIICNIAKAMGVAGFDFKSQEEIFEEVRKTTPQYAGMTYERLSKPEALHWPCPDTSHPGTPILHTAKFSHPDGLGIFFGVPFKYQAERPDAEYPFILTTGRLLFHYHTGSMTRRSATLDDEVKTGFVEINTEDAKALGVKNGDKVKVLSRRGEIEIAAKVTPDIMKGIIFIPFHFAECSANKLTIAALDPFAKMPELKVCSAKVEVIPVEKKAPTGEPVKVAPKAGGH, from the coding sequence ATGAAAATCGATGTTGTACCTACGATCTGTCCATACTGTGGTTGCGGTTGTGGAATGAACCTTGTCGCAAAAGACGGAAAGGTCGTCGGAGTTGAACCATGGAAGAGACACCCGGTAAACGAAGGTAAGCTCTGTCCCAAGGGTAACTTCGCCCACGAATTCCTTCACAGGGACGACAGATTAACTACCCCGCTCATCAGGAAAGACGGTAAATTAGTGCCGGCTACCTGGGATGAAGCGATCTCTCTTATCGCATCAAAGTTTAAGGAAATCAAAGCCACCTATGGCCCGGATGCAATGGCATGCTTCGCATCTGCAAGAGTGACCAACGAAGAGAATTATATAATGCAGAAATTCGCCCGTGTCGCTCTCGAGACCGCTAACATAGACCACTGCGCAAGGCTTTGCCACGGTACCACAGTCGCAGGACTTGCAAAATCCCTCGGCAGCGGTGCAATGACTAACTCGATCAAAGATATCGAAGAAGCAAAGTGCGTTTTCATCATTGGTTCTAACACTTTCGAGGACCACCCGCTTATAGCCCGCAGGGTTGCAAGGGCAAAGAAGGCGGGCGCTACTCTCATAGTTGCCGATCCGAGATACAACATGACCGCAAAGCAGGCCGATCTCTATGTACAGTTCAGGAGCGGTACTGATGTTGCGCTTATAAACGCAATGATGTATGTCATACTCTCGGAAGGCTTAGAGGACAAGGAATTCATAAAGAACAGGACAAAGGGCTTCGACGCTCTCAAGGAAGAGGTCATGAAGTGCCCGCCCGAATGGGCAGAGCCGATCACCGGCGTGCCTGCCGACACCATCCGCGAGATGGCCAGGATATACGCCAAGAGCGGTGCATCATCCTTAATATACTCGATGGGTGTCACACAGCACTCGACCGGTACCGACAACGTCCTGTCAATGTCAAACCTCGCCATGCTCACCGGAAACATCGGAAAGCGCGGTGCAGGTGTAAACCCGCTTAGAGGCCAGAACAACGTGCAGGGCGCATGCGACATGGGTGCGCTTCCGAACGTGGTCTCCGGTTACCAGGCAGTCATAAACCCCGAGCTCAGAGCAAAGGTCTGCGGCGTATGGGGCGTAAAGGACATCCCGGGTAAAGTGGGACTTACCATCGTCGAGGTCATGAACGCCATCGACGAGGGCAAGATGAAATCATTATTCATAATGGGCGAGAACCCGATGGTCTCCGACCCGGACGTTAACCACGTCGAGCACGCTCTTAAGGCGATCGACTTCCTCGTAGTACAGGATATATTCCTGACCGAGACTGCAGAACTGGCCACCGTAGTGCTCCCGGCAGCCGCTTACGCGGAGAAGGACGGAACCTTCACCAACACCGAGAGGCGTGTACAGTTACTGAGGCCCGCTATCGCTCCGCCAGGAGAGGCAAAGCAGGACTGGGAGATCATCTGTAACATTGCAAAGGCAATGGGTGTAGCAGGATTTGACTTCAAGTCCCAGGAAGAGATCTTTGAAGAGGTACGCAAGACCACTCCGCAGTATGCTGGTATGACCTACGAGAGGCTCAGCAAGCCCGAAGCACTGCACTGGCCATGCCCCGACACGTCTCACCCCGGAACACCGATATTACACACAGCGAAGTTCAGCCACCCGGACGGTCTTGGAATATTCTTCGGAGTACCATTCAAGTACCAGGCAGAGAGGCCGGACGCGGAATATCCGTTCATACTTACGACCGGACGTTTACTCTTCCACTACCACACAGGCAGTATGACCAGGCGTTCTGCAACGCTTGACGATGAGGTCAAGACCGGTTTCGTCGAGATAAACACCGAGGACGCAAAGGCGCTCGGAGTTAAGAACGGCGACAAGGTTAAGGTCCTATCCAGGCGTGGCGAGATCGAGATAGCTGCAAAGGTCACCCCGGACATCATGAAGGGTATAATCTTCATACCGTTCCACTTCGCAGAGTGCAGCGCCAACAAGCTGACGATCGCTGCGCTTGATCCGTTCGCAAAGATGCCCGAACTCAAGGTATGCTCCGCAAAGGTCGAAGTTATACCTGTGGAGAAGAAAGCACCGACAGGAGAGCCTGTAAAGGTCGCACCGAAGGCAGGAGGCCACTAA
- a CDS encoding formate/nitrite transporter family protein translates to MAFKVPAEITKAASGAGGVKCKLPIDKLLLLGFLAGAYIAFGALLSEIVAGGLAGGSLAFSDGTTAAIKLPSGLIKFAAGAVFPVGLMCVVIGGSELFTGNCMFAPLSVLNKEASWGGLAINWTIVYIGNFIGSIFLAYFLAYKCGLFNSIPWASWAATVANGKCGLDFTTAFFRGIGCNWLVCLAVWLALSADDVIGKIFSCWFPIMAFVTIGFEHCIANMFFIPLGIFVSTDATIAASLTNAGVAFGNISWYNFFVTNLIPVTLGNIVGGALFVGMIYWYLYLRQPAAAKAGAEAKAQPSK, encoded by the coding sequence ATGGCATTTAAAGTTCCCGCTGAAATAACAAAAGCAGCTTCAGGAGCGGGTGGCGTTAAGTGTAAGCTACCTATAGACAAGCTATTACTTTTGGGATTCCTCGCAGGTGCATATATTGCATTTGGAGCATTATTAAGTGAGATAGTCGCAGGCGGACTGGCAGGCGGTTCACTGGCTTTCTCTGATGGCACTACAGCAGCGATCAAGTTACCGAGCGGTCTTATCAAGTTCGCCGCCGGCGCAGTGTTCCCTGTAGGTCTCATGTGTGTCGTCATCGGTGGTTCCGAACTCTTTACAGGAAACTGTATGTTCGCACCTTTGAGCGTGTTGAATAAAGAAGCAAGTTGGGGTGGCCTGGCAATTAACTGGACCATTGTTTACATTGGTAACTTCATAGGTTCCATATTCCTTGCATACTTCCTTGCGTACAAGTGCGGATTATTCAACTCGATCCCCTGGGCAAGCTGGGCGGCAACTGTGGCAAACGGAAAATGCGGACTGGACTTTACTACGGCGTTCTTCAGGGGAATAGGCTGTAACTGGCTTGTTTGCCTTGCAGTATGGCTCGCATTAAGTGCAGACGATGTTATAGGTAAGATCTTCTCTTGCTGGTTCCCGATAATGGCTTTCGTCACGATCGGATTTGAACACTGTATCGCAAATATGTTCTTTATACCGCTGGGAATATTCGTCTCCACGGACGCAACGATCGCAGCAAGCCTTACAAATGCTGGAGTTGCATTCGGCAACATAAGCTGGTATAACTTCTTCGTAACAAACCTCATACCCGTCACGCTCGGCAACATTGTCGGCGGTGCATTATTCGTCGGTATGATTTACTGGTACCTCTACCTCAGGCAGCCCGCGGCAGCGAAAGCAGGAGCAGAGGCTAAGGCACAGCCCTCAAAGTAA